Within the Candidatus Culexarchaeum yellowstonense genome, the region CACTCCACCTATGCCTACCAATCTCGATTCTCGATAATCCTTCACTTGTAGCTGCAATTACAACTATCTTCTCATATCCTTCAGGTGGATACTCAACCAAGTTTAATAAGCTTTTAACATACATTCCAGCCTTCTCAATCCCTATAACCTGAAACGCCTCATCCACGAGAATAGCAATATACTTCCTCCTCCATATTCCAATAAGCTCCTTAACAACGTCTATGGCTAATGTTGCCAATTTAACTTCTGCTATACCAATAACTTCAGCTGTAGCGTTAGCAAGCCTCTTCACAGCATCCTCAACATCAGTATATGCAATAAACTTCTTATGAAGTGGATCTATGTATATGGCATCATACCCATATCCCCTCAAAACTTCAATGGATTGTTTAAGCCATGCAGTTTTACCACAACCCTCAGGACCGAAAACTATAATTGGATATCTAGTCCCCCTCTCAGCGAAATCCTCCAATTGCTTAATAGCCCTCCCCCTATCGGCAAACTCAATTTCCAAACCCCTCGTAAAGGATAATTTAATCCTCCTCAAAACATTTCACCCTATAAGCATAATAAATCCCATAAATCTCAAAATGATCAATGTAATTCATGAGCATTCCAAACCTATAACAAACCTATATTCATGAAACTTATAAAATGTTCCCTAAACCCTTGAATTTCAATTCTATGTTGAATGTATTTTTAGTGGTGTGCATTCTTGTCTTGCAGTCACGATCCATATTCCATACTCCATCGCCTTTTCCACGGCTTTGGGTGTTGTAGTCATGGTGTATATGACTTTTATCATTTTAGGTTTTAAGAGTTCAGGCTTCTTATTCCTCAGGAAATTGATCTTCCCCTCCAATTCATCAACCAATGTATGTCCAAGCCTCACGGTAACCTCACCTAATACGCATACATCGCCACTCACACCATAAATGTTCATTTCAAAATCCTCAATGGAGAGTATATCGAGCTTCACATCAAACCCAAGTTCCCTCAACCTATAACCCACAACTTCCCAAGCCTCCTCCTCTTCACTTATAGCAAACCTATCTAGCGTCGTCCTTATCCTTCGCACTTCCATCCATAAAGCTTCCTGCCCTCTCCAAAGCCTATTCTGTCCTTCCCTTAATGATTTCACTTCTTCCCATAGCTTATTTTGTCCTTCTCTCAATGACTTTACCTCTTCCCATAGTTTGTTCTGATTTTCCCACAACCTATTTTGTCCTTCTCTTAATGCTTTAATTTCTTCCCATATTTTATTCTGGTTTTCCAAAAGCTTATTCTGTCCTTCCCTTAAGCTCCTAACTTCTTCCCAAAGTCTATTCTGGTTTTCCCACAATTTATTCTGCCCTTCCCTCAAAGCTTTGACTTCCTCCCAGAGCCTATTCTGATTCTCCCAAAGCTTAATTTGATTCTCCCATAACTTAATCTGATTCTCCCTTAAACTCTTCAATTCCTCCCATATTTTGCTCTGCTCCTCCCTCAATGCTTTAATTTCCCTCCAAATCTTATCTTGCTCCTCCATCAATGAATCCAGCTTCTTCAGCACTTCTGATAACCCTAAATACCCTGCCACTGTGTAGCGGAATTCAACATCCCTCTCCAATAAATTCAAGAATTCCCTCTTAAGATCTACACTCATCAATTTACCATTGCAAATCTACCTATATATTTTCAACTGTTTAACCACAACTCACTTCATGGTTTTTAACGGATATACAAGTATCGGGGGTGTTACTTATGATGGACATAAAATTATGGATGATTGTTTGGTTCTACAAAATGTGTAGATAGGGAGGTTGTCTGCTGGAATCTCATCTCTGTTGGCATATTCTTTTTACTTCTTCTCCAATTGTCTTCCAATCCCTTTTGGCTTCCTCCATGATTTTTGGGTTTCTCAGTATTGCTGCTGGATGGTATGTTGCTATGATCTTTATTTCTCCATGTAGACTTATGATTCTATGTATTCTCCCATGGGCTTCACTCATGCTTTTGAATTTCAATCCATACTTGTTGAATATGTATTTTGATGATATGTTTCCTAGGCATACTATTAGCTTAGGATTTATTGTTGCAATCTGCCTGTTGAGGTATAGTGATGTGCATACCTCCACCTCTTCATCTGTTGGCTGCCTATTTCCCGGCGGCCTACATTTGACAACGTTGGTTATGTAAATCATCCCCCTAGATACACCTACACCCTCCATTAACTCGTCTAGAAGTTTCCCTGCAGCTCCAACGAATGGCCTCCCCTGCAAGTCTTCATTGGCTCCTGGAGCTTCACCTATAAATATGATTCCACATCTATAATCCCCCTCCCCTGGAACTGCATTAACTCTATTGGCATGTAGTGGACACTTCTTGCAAGCTTTAATTTCCAAAGCTATCTTCTCCAACTCTCCCCCCACCATTTTCGCATGATAGTAATTCAAATCTAAACCCTCCAAAATCTTTTGCTACACTCATCCTTCCATAATTGGAGAATTTAAATTTCATGCTATTCTCCCACGTACTCTGGGAATGTTTTAATTCTCAGATTACATATTTTTGTTGGTGCTGTGTTTTTGAGTTTCCTAGTGACTGGGGCTGCTGGGTTTATTGGTAGTCATCTATGTGATTTCCTACTTTCAATGGGGTTTAGGGTTGTTGGATTGGATAACCTCTCAACTGGATGCCTCTCCAACCTTTCAAATTCCCTTGGATATAGCTCATTTAGGTTTATTAGGGGGGATATATTAACCCCTGAAGAGTGGGTTGGGGATGTCGGCGTTGTTGATGGGGTATATCATTTTGCAGCTAACCCTGAGGTTAGGCAATCCACCATTGACCCCCTAAACCATTATAAATGTAATGTTGAGGGGACATTGAATGTTTTGGAGTTTTGTAGGAAGTTTAAGGTTAAACATTTTGTTTTCGCTTCAAGTAGCACTGTTTATGGGGATCCTGAAGTTATACCTACACCTGAAAGCCATCCAATTAAGCCCATAAGCATTTATGGAGCTACAAAAGCCATGTGTGAATTCCTATGTCAAGCATACTCCAAGCTTTATGGTTTTAAATGCCTAATCCTAAGGTATGCAAATATTGTTGGGCCAAGGCTTAAACATGGGGTCATATATGATTTCATGGAGAAGCTTAGGAGGGATAAGTCTAAGCTTGAAATTCTTGGTGATGGAACTCAATTGAAAAGCTACCTATACATTACTGATGCATTGAACGCCACATTTAAAGCTTATGAGAAGCTTGTTGAAGAGGATTATCCATTCGAAATTTATAATGTTGGGTCCATGGATCAATTGACGGTTAAGGAGATTGCCGATATTGTGGTTTCAGGGATGGGTTTGAGTGGCGTGGAGTACGTGTATAAGCCAGTAACAGCTGATGGTAGGGGTTGGCCTGGGGATGTTAAAGTAATGCTATTGGATACATCAAAATTGACTTTTAAGACTGGTTGGAAGCCAATTTATGATAGTAGGAGGTCTGTGGAGGAGACTGTGAAGAGCATCCTATTAAGCCAATAATTGCTTGAGTTTCAAATCCTCCAATTTATATGCTGGGTAAATTTTCACTCTCCCATGATCCATTTCCTGATTTAATGTTATCATTACACCACTTTCGGCATTTATGTATTTCATGTTCCCCTTAAACTTCTCAATATCCCTTGCATCAACCTTCTCCTTAACTTCTACGGGTATTATCCTCCCATCGGATTTCAATATCACATTTATCTCCCTTCCACTCATTCTATAGTAGTATTCCGCATTCAATGTATTCACAACATATGTCTCCAATACTCTCCCCATGTTCTTTTCGAATGTCTCCTTTGAGTATGCGTATATTAGTGATGTTGTTGATGGATAGAACTTTTTAAGCTTCCTGCTTGACGCCATTTTCGATGGCCTATAATTTGATAGCGATTTAACTATTAGTGATGCTTCTAGGAATTTTAGGTAGTTTGATATTGTTATCTTGCTTCTACCAAGATCTCTTGCCATTGAATTCACATTTAATATTCCACCTGGATTTGAAAGTATATTTTTCACAATTTCCTCCATTAGAATCATATCCCTAGTCTTGAATATTCTTGGAACATCCCTAATCACCACCCTATCCACAACAGCATTTCTAATGTACTCTGAAATCTTAACTTCACTACTCCAATCCACTATTTCAGGGAATCCAGCCTTCCTCAAGTATTCCATGAAGTATATCTCCATCCTCCTCTGCGAGTATTCCAACCCCCCAATCTGAATCCCCCTCATCTCCAGAAATTCCTTGAAGGTTAGTGGTTTAAGCTCCATTAATGTGAATCTACCTGCAAGTCTCTCCAAAGCCTCCCTGGATAGGAGTATCGTTGAAGACCCCGAAATTACGAATTTAATTTTTGGGTATAGGTCATAGAACCTCTTCAATGTTGAAGCCCAATCCATGGCATATTGAACTTCATCTAGGAATACATATACACTACCAGCCTCTTCAAGGGGCTTCATCAAAACATTCCTCTCATAGAAGCTTAAAACCTCCCTTAAATTGGCATTGGATTCATCGAAGGAGAAGTATAGCAGCCTCCTGGGATCTTCATATGTAAGTATGTTCTCAATCAATTGGTATAGTATTGTGGTTTTACCAACCCTCCTCAAACCAGTAATCATCGTTATTCTCCTATCGCTTAAGCTTTCCAAGATGTCTTTGAATGCATGCCTCTTATATTTGGGTGCAAGCTCTTCTCTAACTCTCCCAGTGAACCACCATTCATTGAATCTCTCAACATCTTCTCTTAGCATATTGGTATATTGTAATTTACCAATATTTAAGTTTTAGGTATATTTCAGTGTACCAATAATTCTAAGTATAGTCTATATTTAGGCTAACCTTTATATTCTTCGATTACATCAATCTTCATTGGTGGGGTTTTTGGATTTTAGGCTCCTTAGGGGTTTAGGGGTCTTTGGAGCTTTAATTTCGCTTATGGCATGTTTCCATGCAATTTTAACAGTATTCTCCTCCCTAAATTTATCCTTCCCAATGGATGTCTTAAGTATTCCAGAGCCATTTAAGTCCATTGTTAGTCTCTATGCAGCTTTAATGGCCTTCCTCATCATATTCTCCATAGCCTCATTTAAAGTTGGATTATGGTATTCTGGCCTATTCATGTTTGCATCATCCATAATATCCATTATAGCCATAGCTTCACCAACAATTTACGGTCTACCACAATATGATCTACCCCCATTAACCCTCGGCTTAATTTTGTCTCTAGCTTCAGGCTTAATTGTGGTTTTCAAAGCCCCCAAACCATTTATTGGTAAGCCAATACTGACTCCATTGGAAATATCAGTTACAGCTTTATTGAGTGCCCTGCAAGCTTTCTTAACAGCCTTTGTTGGTGCAATATTCCCCTCACCCACAGGTGGATACACGCATATTGGTGATACAATAACCTTCCTAGCAGCATTCCTCTTCGGACCTAAAATTGCAACTCTAACCGGGATAACTGGGAGTCTTGTTGCAGACTTCTATCTAGCCTACCCAAGATGGTATGTTTCCATAATTGCCCATGGGGCTGAGGGATTTATTGCAGGCTTATCTTACCGTAGGAGCATGCCAATCAAGGTAATCCTATCAGTAATTGCCGGTTTCTCCATGGCCTTCGCATACTTCTACGTTAACATATTCATTAAAGGTTACGCTTTGGCAATGGTATCCCTAATTAGGGACTTCTTCGGTCAAGCCCTAATATCCCTAGTAATAGCGATCTTGATTCATAAGCCCATTGAGAGGGCTTTGAGGGGGATTTTGAGATCCACTTAAATAGCCCTTACCCCCTTCTCTGTTAGGGTGTAGTACTCTCTAATTCTACCCATAACCCTCTCACTCCTACTCTTAACCACATAACCCTCCTCCATGAGCTCCTTTAGGTGTTGGTATAGTGTGGGTATTCTAATGTTTAACCCATACCTATCTTTAAGTTCCCTCCAAATCTGGTATCCATACATCTCCCCACTGGAGAGCACCTTCATTATCGTTAGCTTCGTATCCCCAATCCATCCGCCAGCCATATCCCTTATTACTCCACTGATCCCCGGGCTTTCCAATGCCATCATCCTAAGTGTCTTCGTATCCTTCAATCCGCTACCAGTTATTATGCATACCACCTTCGCCCCCCTCTCTATGCTTCCAGCTTTTATGAGCTTCTTCAATCCAGCTATTGTTAGGCTTGCAGCTGGCTCTGCAAGTATCCCCTCGTATCTGGCTAGTTCGCTTAGAGCCTTTCTCGCTTCAGATTCATCCACAGCCACTGCGCATCCACCACTATCTTTAATGGCTTTTAAAGCTGCCTTCCCATATTTTGGTTTTTGAACCATTAAATCCCTTATATCAGTCTTTGCCTCTAAAGCTTCAACATGCTCCACTCCACTCTCGAATGCTTCCACTATTGGTTTGCATCCCTCGGGTTGTACTCCAATTATCTTTGGCATCTCCCCCCCAAGTAATCCTAGGCTTTTCATTTCGTTTAAGGCTTTATACGTGTAGTATGCTAGTCCACCTTCACCCATTGGTATTATTATGTATTCCGGCGGCCCCCTCAATTGCATAATTATCTCCCATGCAATTGTCTTTTTAGCTTCATTCACTATTGGATCGTAGTCTGCTATGTTTGTTTTTGGGTTTTGCTCCATGGACTTCTCAATTCTAACTTCAGCTCCATAAGCCACCATTTGGTATAGTTTCCCCATATCTATGCTCCTATCCACATGTATCCTAGCCTTCAATCCCGATTTGGCTGCGTATGCAGCTATGGATGCCCCCAGATTCCCCTTTGAGTATACTGTTATTGAGTTTAAGCCTATGCTCTTCATGAATGATGTGGCTAGGGCTGATGATCTATCAAGATATGAGCCTGTGGGTTCTGTGGTTTCATCTTTAAACCATAAGTCCACATTCAATTCTGAGCCAAGCGTTGTGCTCCTATGTATATATGTGTTCCCCTCACCTAAACTTATCATTACATCGGTTTTTGGGAGTACCTCTGAGTATCTCCATATGCCATTGAGTTCAGACTTATACTCAAACTTCCTCGGCAATTTCAATTCGAAGGTTAATCCGCATCCGCATTTAACGCAAAACTTCATGTTTAAATCGTATCCATACATTTCTCCACATCCAGTGCAAATCAATTTCAAGTGGCTGAAATCCACAAGTTAATATTCACGTTCCCACAATAATATTGTTTTGGTGTGGATTATTGCAGTTTCATGTTGGATGTTGTGGATTCAGCATTTC harbors:
- a CDS encoding uracil-DNA glycosylase produces the protein MEKIALEIKACKKCPLHANRVNAVPGEGDYRCGIIFIGEAPGANEDLQGRPFVGAAGKLLDELMEGVGVSRGMIYITNVVKCRPPGNRQPTDEEVEVCTSLYLNRQIATINPKLIVCLGNISSKYIFNKYGLKFKSMSEAHGRIHRIISLHGEIKIIATYHPAAILRNPKIMEEAKRDWKTIGEEVKRICQQR
- a CDS encoding GDP-mannose 4,6-dehydratase, coding for MSFLVTGAAGFIGSHLCDFLLSMGFRVVGLDNLSTGCLSNLSNSLGYSSFRFIRGDILTPEEWVGDVGVVDGVYHFAANPEVRQSTIDPLNHYKCNVEGTLNVLEFCRKFKVKHFVFASSSTVYGDPEVIPTPESHPIKPISIYGATKAMCEFLCQAYSKLYGFKCLILRYANIVGPRLKHGVIYDFMEKLRRDKSKLEILGDGTQLKSYLYITDALNATFKAYEKLVEEDYPFEIYNVGSMDQLTVKEIADIVVSGMGLSGVEYVYKPVTADGRGWPGDVKVMLLDTSKLTFKTGWKPIYDSRRSVEETVKSILLSQ
- a CDS encoding ATP-binding protein, with amino-acid sequence MLREDVERFNEWWFTGRVREELAPKYKRHAFKDILESLSDRRITMITGLRRVGKTTILYQLIENILTYEDPRRLLYFSFDESNANLREVLSFYERNVLMKPLEEAGSVYVFLDEVQYAMDWASTLKRFYDLYPKIKFVISGSSTILLSREALERLAGRFTLMELKPLTFKEFLEMRGIQIGGLEYSQRRMEIYFMEYLRKAGFPEIVDWSSEVKISEYIRNAVVDRVVIRDVPRIFKTRDMILMEEIVKNILSNPGGILNVNSMARDLGRSKITISNYLKFLEASLIVKSLSNYRPSKMASSRKLKKFYPSTTSLIYAYSKETFEKNMGRVLETYVVNTLNAEYYYRMSGREINVILKSDGRIIPVEVKEKVDARDIEKFKGNMKYINAESGVMITLNQEMDHGRVKIYPAYKLEDLKLKQLLA
- a CDS encoding ECF transporter S component translates to MDFRLLRGLGVFGALISLMACFHAILTVFSSLNLSFPMDVLSIPEPFKSIVSLYAALMAFLIIFSIASFKVGLWYSGLFMFASSIISIIAIASPTIYGLPQYDLPPLTLGLILSLASGLIVVFKAPKPFIGKPILTPLEISVTALLSALQAFLTAFVGAIFPSPTGGYTHIGDTITFLAAFLFGPKIATLTGITGSLVADFYLAYPRWYVSIIAHGAEGFIAGLSYRRSMPIKVILSVIAGFSMAFAYFYVNIFIKGYALAMVSLIRDFFGQALISLVIAILIHKPIERALRGILRST
- a CDS encoding pyridoxal-phosphate dependent enzyme codes for the protein MYGYDLNMKFCVKCGCGLTFELKLPRKFEYKSELNGIWRYSEVLPKTDVMISLGEGNTYIHRSTTLGSELNVDLWFKDETTEPTGSYLDRSSALATSFMKSIGLNSITVYSKGNLGASIAAYAAKSGLKARIHVDRSIDMGKLYQMVAYGAEVRIEKSMEQNPKTNIADYDPIVNEAKKTIAWEIIMQLRGPPEYIIIPMGEGGLAYYTYKALNEMKSLGLLGGEMPKIIGVQPEGCKPIVEAFESGVEHVEALEAKTDIRDLMVQKPKYGKAALKAIKDSGGCAVAVDESEARKALSELARYEGILAEPAASLTIAGLKKLIKAGSIERGAKVVCIITGSGLKDTKTLRMMALESPGISGVIRDMAGGWIGDTKLTIMKVLSSGEMYGYQIWRELKDRYGLNIRIPTLYQHLKELMEEGYVVKSRSERVMGRIREYYTLTEKGVRAI